One Cyanobium sp. AMD-g genomic window carries:
- the rseP gene encoding RIP metalloprotease RseP, which produces MGVLTALAILAGLILVHEAGHFFAATWQGIRVSGFSIGFGPALIQRRRRGVLFALRAIPLGGFVSFPDDEEDSTIPADDPDLMRNRPLAQRALVIAAGVIANLLLAWSVLLAQGLVLGIPSGFSATPGVVVAAVQPGQAAAGSGLQPGDRIVAVDGTPLAGGQEAVMALVGRIKDAPGRTLRLQADRNGTTVNLPLTPTDSDGIGRIGAQLQPNGSESFRAATSPIEPILQANHDVVALTRRTVEGFGTLITHFGETAPQVSGPVKIVEMGASLASQGGSSLFLFTALISINLAVLNALPLPLLDGGQFALLLLEALRGRPLADRYQMAFMQSGFVFLVGLSLVLIVKDTSQLPAIQQLLGR; this is translated from the coding sequence TGGTGCACGAGGCCGGCCACTTCTTCGCCGCCACCTGGCAGGGCATCCGCGTCAGTGGCTTCTCGATCGGCTTCGGTCCGGCCCTGATCCAGCGGCGGCGGCGCGGCGTTCTGTTCGCCCTGCGGGCCATCCCCCTGGGGGGCTTTGTCTCCTTCCCCGACGACGAGGAGGACAGCACCATCCCCGCCGATGATCCCGACCTGATGCGCAACCGGCCCCTGGCCCAGCGGGCCCTGGTGATCGCCGCCGGCGTGATCGCCAACCTGCTGCTGGCCTGGAGCGTTCTCCTGGCCCAGGGGCTGGTGCTGGGCATCCCCTCCGGCTTCAGCGCCACCCCCGGCGTGGTGGTGGCCGCCGTGCAGCCCGGCCAGGCGGCCGCCGGCTCCGGCCTCCAGCCCGGCGACCGCATCGTGGCGGTGGATGGCACGCCGCTGGCCGGCGGCCAGGAGGCCGTGATGGCCCTGGTGGGCCGCATCAAGGACGCCCCCGGCCGCACCCTGCGCCTGCAGGCCGACCGCAACGGCACGACGGTCAACCTGCCCCTCACCCCCACCGACAGCGACGGCATCGGCCGCATCGGCGCCCAGCTGCAGCCCAATGGCAGCGAATCCTTCCGCGCCGCCACCAGCCCGATCGAGCCGATCCTGCAGGCCAACCACGATGTCGTGGCCCTCACCCGCCGCACCGTGGAAGGCTTCGGCACCCTGATCACCCACTTCGGCGAAACCGCCCCCCAGGTGTCGGGCCCGGTGAAGATCGTTGAAATGGGGGCGTCCCTGGCCAGCCAGGGGGGCAGCAGCCTGTTCCTGTTCACCGCCCTGATCTCGATCAACCTGGCGGTGCTCAACGCCCTGCCCCTGCCCCTGCTTGACGGCGGCCAGTTCGCCCTGCTCCTTCTCGAAGCTCTGCGGGGCCGCCCCCTGGCCGACCGCTACCAGATGGCCTTCATGCAGTCGGGCTTCGTCTTCCTGGTGGGCCTCTCCCTGGTGCTGATCGTCAAGGACACCAGCCAGCTGCCCGCCATCCAGCAGCTGCTCGGCCGCTGA
- the nth gene encoding endonuclease III produces the protein MPRFPSPRTRAPLILERLGELYPDATCSLDWRTPWELLVATMLSAQCTDERVNKVTPALFERFPDAAAAAAVGSEAVEPYVQSTGFYRNKAKHIVAASRLLMEHHGGAVPASMQELLPLPGVARKTANVVLAHAFGINAGVTVDTHVKRLAHRLGLTRHTDPKRIEPDLMKLVPRPDWETLSIRLIFHGRAVCVARKPRCAGCGLADLCPSHPGPEPMPAAPRGKVTG, from the coding sequence GTGCCCCGCTTTCCCAGCCCCCGGACCCGGGCGCCGCTGATCCTTGAGCGGCTCGGCGAGCTCTATCCCGACGCCACCTGCTCCCTCGACTGGCGCACACCCTGGGAGCTGCTGGTGGCCACCATGCTCTCGGCCCAGTGCACCGACGAGCGGGTCAACAAGGTCACGCCGGCCCTGTTCGAGCGCTTCCCCGATGCCGCCGCCGCCGCGGCCGTTGGCAGTGAGGCGGTGGAGCCCTACGTGCAGTCCACGGGCTTCTACCGCAACAAGGCCAAACACATCGTGGCCGCCTCGCGGCTGCTGATGGAACACCACGGCGGCGCCGTGCCCGCCTCGATGCAGGAGCTGCTGCCCCTGCCGGGGGTGGCCCGCAAGACCGCCAACGTGGTGCTGGCCCACGCCTTCGGCATCAACGCCGGCGTCACGGTGGACACCCATGTGAAGCGGCTGGCCCACCGGCTCGGGCTGACCCGTCACACCGACCCGAAACGGATCGAACCCGACCTGATGAAGCTGGTGCCCAGGCCCGACTGGGAAACCCTCTCGATCCGGCTGATCTTCCACGGCCGGGCCGTCTGTGTGGCCCGCAAACCCCGCTGCGCCGGCTGCGGCCTGGCCGACCTCTGCCCCAGCCACCCGGGCCCCGAACCCATGCCGGCCGCGCCAAGAGGTAAGGTGACAGGCTGA
- the rpsN gene encoding 30S ribosomal protein S14: MAKKSMIARDVKRRKIVERFATRRAALKEAFDAAGDPMERLEIHRKLQSLPRNSAPNRIRNRCWATGKPRGYYRDFGLCRNQLRERAHKGELPGVVKSSW, translated from the coding sequence ATGGCGAAGAAGTCGATGATCGCGCGTGACGTCAAGCGCCGCAAGATCGTGGAGCGTTTCGCGACGCGCCGTGCCGCCCTCAAGGAGGCCTTCGATGCGGCTGGCGATCCGATGGAGCGCCTGGAAATCCACCGCAAGCTGCAGTCGCTGCCCCGCAACAGCGCCCCCAACCGCATCCGCAATCGTTGCTGGGCCACCGGCAAGCCCCGCGGCTACTACCGCGATTTCGGTCTCTGCCGCAACCAGCTGCGCGAGCGGGCCCACAAGGGTGAACTCCCCGGCGTGGTCAAGTCCAGCTGGTGA